A single window of Colletotrichum destructivum chromosome 9, complete sequence DNA harbors:
- a CDS encoding Putative C2 domain, EF-hand domain, EF-hand domain pair, EF-Hand 1, calcium-binding protein: MVRIIPGRLKSSSSLRNSRSSSPTRNNSTGSSTNSKMGDLSPKDNGLTLKVVVMKARNLAAKDRSGTSDPYLVLTLGDAKVTTHEVPKTLNPEWNVIEELPVNTTQCLLLDVICWDKDRFGKDYLGEFDLALEEIFADEQTEQSPKWYPLRSKRPGKKTSVVSGEVMLQFTLFDQSNTAATREQIFEKFYALVSQLPAGSRQITPTMTPLIQPVQNLRVRSGATPSPPLSRNQTDADQDEEDDDDLDIEDDTPEDEDPSKPEVAEKRRRRLRIKGLKKKKRDQTYEFNNSGSDVVGIIYLEVLNITDLPPEPNSTRTTFDMDPFVVASLGKKTYRTKRVRHNLNPVFNEKMIFQVQGHEQTYSFSFTVMDHDKYSGNDFIADCTLPIRELIEKAPKANPETGLYDVPEPHEYVQPQQRRFKKLAMSRTSSSQSLTKIRPGLSKNASSASTTTASPSGTMTSTPAVQGSTLNPEFLSPEQALAGAGAQTAELEAEDTDFNDYSVALKMKDAKKWEDKHNPVLYIRAKYVPYPALRQQFWRSMLKQYDTDESGRISKIELTTMLDTLGSTLHESTIDSFFQRFPHRVQGEDMSDLTFDEAVICLEDQLEAKSRPQLTVGEKMKNMLPDADKVKHLLSGQGNGNGPSGLSTEASSSSDGTLNVPELSTPGEEGDLLDRDDLAEDRSGEEHVVEIRECPICHQPRLNKRKDTDIITHIATCASQDWRQVNNLVMGGFVTASQAQRKWYSKVITKISYGGYKLGANSANILVQDRITGQINEEKMSVYVRLGIRLLYKGLKSSNMETKRIRKMLKSMSIKQGKKFDDPASKAEIPKFIEFHRLDMSEVLLPMEEFKNFNEFFYRALKPEARPCSAPDRPDVVVSPADCRSVVFNSVSQATKVWIKGREFSVKRLLGDAYPDDVKRFENGALGIFRLAPQDYHRFHIPVDGIMDKPKTIAGEYYTVNPMAIRSALDVYGENVRVICPIDSPVHGRVMVICVGAMMVGSTVITAQEGAQVSRADELGYFKFGGSTIVLLFEPGKMRFDDDLVDNSNGALETLVRAGMSVGHAPDLPQWAPDMRKDAKDVTDAEKKDAKRRIGGSIGGEESSSGEETPNTSADLGTHAASAM; the protein is encoded by the exons ATGGTCCGCATCATCCCTGGACGACTTAAGTCGAGCTCTTCCCTCCGCAACAGCCGCAGTAGCAGTCCGACAAGAAACAACAGCACCGGCAGCAGCACAAACAGCAAGATGGGAGACCTGAGCCCCAAGGACAATGGCTTGACCTTGAAGGTCGTCGTTATGAAG GCTCGAAACCTTGCCGCCAAAGACAGAAGTGGCACCTCCGACCCG TACCTTGTTTTGaccctcggcgacgccaagGTCACCACCCACGAAGTGCCAAAGACGCTCAATCCCGAATGGAACGTCATCGAAGAACTCCCCGTTAACACAACCCAatgcctcctcctcgatgtgATATGCTGGGACAAGGACCGCTTTGGCAAGGATTACCTCGGCGAGTTCGACCTCGCTCTCGAGGAGATTTTTGCCGACGAGCAGACCGAGCAGAGTCCGAAATGGTACCCCTTGAGGAGCAAGAGACCTGGCAAGAAGACGAGCGTCGTATCTGGCGAGGTCATGCTGCAATTTACACTCTTCGATCAGTCCAACACGGCCGCTACGCGCGAGCAAATCTTCGAGAAGTTCTATGCCCTCGTCAGCCAGCTCCCCGCAGGCTCGAGACAAATAACGCCCACCATGACGCCTCTCATTCAGCCAGTTCAGAACTTGAGGGTGCGCAGCGGAGCCACCCCCTCGCCTCCGTTGTCGCGCAACCAGACCGACGCCGATcaggatgaggaagacgatgacgatctCGACATCGAAGACGATACCCCTGAAGACGAGGATCCCAGCAAGCCTGAAgtcgccgagaagcgcaGACGCCGTCTGAGAATCAAGgggctgaagaagaagaagagagatcAGACATACGAATTCAATAACAGTGGAAGCGATGTTGTGGGCATCATTTATCTCGAGGTCTTGAACATCACAGATCTGCCTCCCGAACCCAACTCAACCCGAACGACGTTCGACATGGACCCCTTCGTCGTCGCGTCCCTCGGCAAGAAGACGTACCGAACGAAACGAGTGCGGCACAACCTGAACCCCGTCTTCAACGAGAAGATGATCTTCCAGGTCCAGGGACACGAGCAAACGTATTCGTTCTCCTTTACCGTAATGGATCATGACAAATACTCTGGCAACGACTTCATTGCCGACTGCACCCTGCCCATCAGGGAGCTCATCGAGAAGGCCCCTAAGGCGAACCCCGAAACTGGTCTGTACGACGTTCCCGAACCTCACGAGTACgtgcagccgcagcagcgccgTTTCAAGAAGCTTGCTATGTCCCGCACATCTTCTTCTCAGAGTCTCACCAAAATTCGCCCCGGCTTGTCCAAGAACGCCAGCAGCGCTTCTACaacgacggcatcgccgagtGGGACGATGACTTCGACGCCTGCCGTCCAGGGCTCGACCCTGAACCCCGAGTTTTTATCTCCCGAGCAAGCTCTGGCCGGAGCTGGCGCCCAGACTGCCGAATTGGAAGCTGAAGATACGGACTTCAACGACTACAGCGTGGCCTTGAAAATGAAAGATGCCAAGAAGTGGGAGGACAAACATAACCCGGTGCTTTACATCCGCGCCAAATACGTGCCTTACCCGGCTCTTCGCCAGCAGTTTTGGAGATCTATGCTCAAGCAGTACGACACCGACGAGAGTGGGCGCATCAGCAAGATTGAACTGACCACAATGCTGGATACCTTGGGATCAACGCTGCATGAGTCGACCATTGACAGCTTCTTCCAGCGGTTCCCTCATAGGGTGCAGGGTGAGGACATGTCAGATCTGACGTTCGACGAGGCGGTAATTTGCCTAGAGGACCAGTTGGAGGCCAAGAGCCGGCCACAGCTCACCGTCGgagagaagatgaagaacaTGTTGCCGGACGCCGACAAGGTGAAGCACTTGCTCTCTGGCCagggcaacggcaacgggCCGAGTGGTCTGTCAACAGAGGCGTCGAGCTCTTCCGACGGCACTCTCAATGTTCCGGAGCTCAGCACACCCGGGGAAGAGGGTGACTTGCTCGACCGGGATGACCTGGCAGAGGATCGCTCCGGTGAGGAGCATGTGGTTGAGATCAGGGAATGCCCCATTTGCCACCAACCGCGTTTGAACAAGCGCAAGGACACCGATATCATCACCCATATTGCCACGTGTGCGAGCCAGGACTGGCGACAAGTCAACAACCTCGTCATGGGTGGTTTTGTGACCGCCAGCCAGGCTCAGCGAAAGTGGTACTCCAAGGTCATCACCAAGATCTCTTATGGTGGATACAAGCTTGGTGCCAACTCGGCCAACATCCTAGTCCAGGACCGGATCACCGGTCAGATcaacgaggagaagatgagcGTCTACGTGAGACTCGGCATCCGTCTTTTGTACAAGGGACTGAAGTCAAGCAATATGGAGACCAAGAGGA TCCGTAAGATGCTCAAGAGCATGAGCATCAAGCAGGGTAAGAAATTCGACGACCCGGCATCCAAGGCAGAGATCCCCAAGTTCATTGAGTTCCATCGCCTCGACATGTCCGAGGTGCTCTTGCCAATGGAGGAGTTCAAGAACTTCAACGAGTTCTTCTACCGAGCTCTGAAGCCCGAGGCACGACCATGCTCTGCCCCCGACCGCCCCGACGTTGTCGTCTCGCCGGCCGACTGCCGCAGCGTTGTATTCAACAGCGTCAGCCAGGCGACCAAGGTCTGGATCAAGGGTCGCGAGTTCTCTGTCAAGCGCCTGCTCGGGGACGCTTACCCTGACGATGTGAAGCGCTTTGAGAATGGAGCTCTCGGCATTTTCCGCCTGGCGCCGCAAGACTACCACCGCTTCCACATTCCCGTGGACGGTATTATGGACAAGCCGAAGACGATCGCGGGAGAATATTACACGGTCAACCCCATGGCCATCCGTTCGGCGCTCGACGTCTATGGCGAGAACGTCAGAGTAATCTGCCCTATCGACAGCCCCGTGCACGGTCGTGTCATGGTCATCTGTGTCGGCGCCATGATGGTCGGCAGCACGGTCATCACTGCTCAGGAAGGCGCCCAGGTCAGCCGTGCCGACGAGCTTGGGTACTTCAAGTTCGGTGGCAGCACTATTGTGCTGTTGTTCGAGCCGGGCAAGATGAGGTTTGATGACGACTTGGTCGACAACTCAAACGGAGCTCTTGAGACTCTG GTTCGTGCCGGTATGTCTGTTGGACACGCACCCGACCTGCCACAATGGGCCCCCGACATGCGCAAAGACGCGAAGGACGTGACAGACGCCGAGAAAAAGGACGCCAAGCGCCGaatcggcggcagcatcggcGGAGAGGAATCGTCAAGCGGCGAGGAGACCCCCAATACCAGCGCAGACCTCGGCACGCACGCCGCATCGGCCATGTAG
- a CDS encoding Putative HAD hydrolase, subfamily IA, Pyridoxal phosphate phosphatase, HAD superfamily yields the protein MPIPITPATVKAAAESGLSSVTENKKRKIICFSDFDGTIFMQDTGHILFDNHGCGSKQREILDEQIKTGERSFREVSEEMWGSLNVPFDDGFEVMEKTLEIDPAFQEFHKFCIDNDIPFNVISAGLKPILRRVLDTFLGEDASSHIDIVANEAEITDDGSAWKPIWRHDNELGHDKALSMGEAREEAEMACEDGTIPLIVFIGDGVSDLPAARQADVLFARRGLRLEEYCVENSIKYIPFDTFADIQNEIRRIRDEDEKKTGGKGMPAAFNPRANMWRRVSSKSAIPRMVAITPAEEKMFLWPDVFSVASPSIEKANVAPVFA from the exons ATGCCTATCCCCATTACACCCGCCACGGTCAAGGCTGCTGCCGAGTCAGGCCTGTCTTCTGTTACCGAGAACAAAAAGCGCAAGATCATCTGCTTCTCAG ACTTTGATGGTACAATCTTCATGCAAGACACCGGTCACATCCTTTTTGACAACCACGGCTGCGGATCCAAGCAGCGCGAGATCCTCGATGAGCAGATCAAGACGGGCGAGCGGTCCTTCCGTGAGGTCTCGGAGGAGATGTGGGGCTCCCTTAACGTGCCCTTTgacgacggcttcgaggTCATGGAGAAGACGCTCGAGATCGACCCGGCCTTCCAGGAGTTCCACAAGTtctgcatcgacaacgacatcCCCTTCAAcgtcatctcggccggccTGAAGCCCATCCTCCGCCGCGTGCTTGACaccttcctcggcgaggacgcctCGTCCcacatcgacatcgtcgccaacgaggccgagatcacGGACGATGGGTCCGCCTGGAAGCCCATCTGGCGCCACGACAACGAGCTCGGCCACGACAAGGCCCTCTCCATGGGCGAGgcccgcgaggaggccgagatggcctgTGAGGATGGCACGATCCcgctcatcgtcttcatcggcgacggcgtctcggacctgcccgccgcccgccaggCCGACGTGCTCttcgcccgccgcggcctgcGCCTCGAGGAGTACTGCGTCGAGAACAGCATCAAGTACATCCCCTTTGACACCTTTGCCGACATCCAGAACGAGATCCGTCGTAtccgcgacgaggacgagaagaagactGGCGGCAAGGGTATGCCGGCCGCCTTCAACCCGCGCGCCAACATGTGGCGCCGCGTGTCGAGCAAGAGCGCCATCCCGAGGATGGTTGCCATCaccccggccgaggagaagatgtTCCTCTGGCCCGACGTCTTCAGCGTCGCCTCGCCCAGCATCGAGAAGGCCAACGTCGCCCCCGTCTTTGCTTAA
- a CDS encoding Putative coatomer, epsilon subunit, tetratricopeptide-like helical domain superfamily has product MDPYSAEGELINIHNHFHQGQYQEVIDYDTSALSPENELPARVLVLRARIALGQTEDVLADVQGEKEPELVAIGALAESALGKTDSAVKTIEKLAASEGENTTVQIVGGTVLQAAGKSEEALALLSQHQGSLDAVALIVQIHLQQNRNDLALKEVTAARRWAQDSLLVNLAESWVGLRQGGDKYQQAFYVFEELAQAPATSSIATLVSQAVAELHLGRTEEAQAALDQALAKDASYAQAIANLLVLTVISGKDSKEITEKLKAADPQHQFLADLEEKSALFDKAATKYSAKVSA; this is encoded by the exons ATGGACCCCTACTCTGCCGAAGGCGAATTAATCAACATCCACAACCACTTTCACCAGGGCCAATACCAGGAGGTTATCGACTACGACACCTCCGCTCTGTCCCCCGAGAATGAGCTCCCTGCCCGCGTCCTAGTCCTCCGCGCCCGCATTGCCCTTGGCCAAACCGAGGATGTCCTCGCCGATGTCCAGGGAGAGAAGGAGCCTGAGCTGGTCGCCATTGGCGCCCTTGCTGAGAGCGCACTCGGCAAGACGGATTCCGCTGTGAAGACGATTGAGAAGCTTGCGGCTTCCGAGGGAGAGAACACCACGGTTCAGATTGTTGGAGGCACAGTTCTGCAAGCTGCAGGCAAGTCAGAGGAGGCACTTGCGCTGTTGTCGCAGCACCAGGGAAGCC TTGATGCTGTCGCCCTGATTGTCCAGATTCACCTGCAACAAAACCGCAACGACCTCGCTCTCAAGGAGGTAACCGCCGCCAGGAGATGGGCACAAGATAGCTTGCTGGTCAACTTGGCCGAGTCGTGGGTTGGCCTGCGACAG GGCGGAGACAAGTACCAGCAGGCATTCTACGTGTTCGAGGAGCTTGCGCAAGCGCCGGCGACATCGTCTATCGCGACTCTCGTCTCCCAAGCCGTTGCCGAGCTGCACCTTGGTCGAACAGAGGAGGCACAGGCTGCATTGGATCAGGCTCTCGCTAAGGACGCCAGCTATGCgcaggccatcgccaacttGCTGGTGTTGACGGTCATCTCGGGCAAGGACTCCAAGGAGATCACAGA AAAATTGAAGGCAGCGGACCCCCAGCATCAATTCCTCGCGGACCTGGAGGAGAAGAGTGCGCTTTTCGACAAGGCGGCGACCAAGTACAGCGCCAAAGTGTCGGCATAG
- a CDS encoding Putative mannosyltransferase 1, CMT1, nucleotide-diphospho-sugar transferase, translating to MARRKPIVFAQASAVCLLLVSLLVAFDLFSGHDYFDVVYKPFQSPKTTDEAHGASSHISHAIHVPTSTVILRPTRTPTPTPNSTLTPTPIPPPAGDGDGAASTLPDGDPEHLKNAPKYITAILDADDNSLPRLDCPRPDISRYQYLKPASSSSSLKKPKFFIALNIREKADLLPRLMGSIVEAIRFLGPENCVLSVVEGNSRDGTYEILHLLRPELETIGVEYHFSRSDLDPGAGDRIGKLAELRNMALAPLVADPARYAADAVVLFLNDVAICLEDILELAHQRLYLGADMTCGFDWTYVGPDPTFYDVWISRTLQGDSFFEIPPDGNWNSAWNIFWNDDTSRRRFADHKPLQVFSCWNGAVAMTARPLLDRLVRFRAPGLGECFQGEPQLFCKDLWNAGFGRIAVVPSVNLEYSDEAGRKIKAAKGYTGQWVGDEDKDETFKVDWKADPPEKVKCMASYDKQTWEPWNQGLE from the exons ATGGCGAGAAGGAAACCTATCGTCTTCGCCCAGGCGAGCGCTGTCTGCCTGCTGCTCGTCAGCCTGTTGGTCGCATTCGATCTGTTCTCAGGACACGATTATTTTGACGTCGTATACAAACCATTCC AAAGCCCAAAAACGACCGACGAAGCGCACGGAGCATCTTCGCACATTAGCCACGCCATCCACGTTCCAACCTCAACCGTCATCCTCCGGCCCACACGGACCCCGACGCCGACCCCGAATTCCACCTTGACCCCGACGCCGATACCACCCCcagccggcgacggcgatggcgccgcctccACACTCCCGGACGGCGACCCGGAGCACCTCAAGAACGCGCCCAAATACATCACCGCaatcctcgacgccgacgacaactcCCTGCCCCGTCTCGACTGCCCCCGCCCCGACATCTCGCGCTACCAGTACCTCAAGcccgcatcctcgtcctcctccttgaaGAAGCCTAAATTCTTCATCGCCCTCAACATCCGTGAGAAGGCCGACCTCCTGCCGCGCCTCATGGGctccatcgtcgaggccatccgCTTCCTCGGCCCCGAGAACTGCGTGctctccgtcgtcgaggggaaCTCCCGCGACGGCACCTACGAAatcctccacctcctccgcccggAGCTCGAGACTATCGGCGTTGAGTACCACTTCTCCCGCAGCGACCTCGaccccggcgccggcgaccgcatcggcaagctcgccgagctgcgcAACATGGCCCTCGCCCCGCTCGTCGCGGACCCCGCCCGctacgccgccgacgccgtcgtgcTCTTCCTCAACGACGTCGCCATCTGCCTCGAGGAcatcctcgagctcgcccacCAACGCCTctacctcggcgccgacatgACCTGCGGCTTCGACTGGACCTACGTCGGCCCGGACCCGACCTTCTACGACGTCTGGATCAGCCGCACCCTCCAGGGCGACTCCTTCTTCGAGATCCCCCCCGACGGCAACTGGAATTCGGCATGGAACATCTTCTGGAACGACGACAcgtcccgccgccgcttcgcCGACCACAAGCCGCTGCAGGTCTTCTCGTGCTGGAACGGCGCCGTGGCCATGACGGCGCGGCCCCTGCTGGATCGCCTCGTGCGGTTCAGGGCGCCCGGCCTGGGCGAGTGTTTCCAGGGCGAGCCGCAGCTGTTCTGCAAAGACCTGTGGAacgccggcttcggcagGATCGCGGTGGTGCCGAGCGTCAACCTAGAATacagcgacgaggccggGCGGAAGatcaaggcggccaagggctACACCGGCCAGTGGGTCGGGGAtgaggacaaggacgagaCCTTCAAAGTCGACTGGAAGGCTGATCCGCCCGAGAAGGTCAAGTGTATGGCTAGTTATGATAAGCAGACGTGGGAGCCTTGGAACCAAGGGTTGGAGTAG
- a CDS encoding Putative forkhead-associated (FHA) domain, Fork head domain, SMAD/FHA domain superfamily, whose product MTSSNAGQNGLAPVPTTPPPKNKTTPTPGRPDPDDHNTTTNATTATATPSHQQPPRADALSAHSQSNPDTSGKRQSTPGAADTDMTDAHANTAPPATMSHPASAAHNMDADPFASSFPHTPMPNMDHAYMMMALAHMAGNQMSNQMSPPPTVTPAQVTLPSTIGNGNDPLVASTHNLAAATQGLESFARIEFADSVFQMTTYAVIIGRDQKALMQAKRDEKYRKKAEEYERDGLPPPEPFNQRKFSKSYVSEEGGMLGPESDSEGDGRPAKRRKTTSTGSSQKPEEDEADENFISNRQYVSHTPGAAAVDLASLRPSPHHVPFIGIHSPGPDIAKKTKAISREHLKIQFNKEQGVFEAIPLHKNGFFIDDVHHKDGVAVLRSGDQLQIKDVDFRFVINGVPEGRTGAEEYLEEDKLKKKQTGGKEMSFEFEASHGNGLDDTSDSSLSSPAPSDAGLSDLDMDIDEAEEDAEVEAERAEAEAEEAEEAEAEAAEAAAEASEVAEAAEVAEAAAALEAEAEADADADDDADADADAEGELHQEYGEEVEDIQPTTEVKSEEQEMAHLLMGAGAPLGYPNKKRGPGRPPKNGFMSKREQRLLKKAQQEMAKKTLPQPPPGEPPIKRKVGRPRKHPLPEEGGDRPEKRKYKPRKPKGEDGPEGSDAERRAKEKKEKKVRPKSPPLELKIEDYTEEQLQKPNKNYGVLIDETLTAAGPDGLTLKQIYKRITQRYPWFYFHTETKGWESSVRHNLIGNEAFKKDDTTGLWSRVPGVELDAGKKRKASSPDRSVSAGYGHYSHPAYTQYAQQPGHMPPGYQHLPHNYHAQAYAGQQAQAQAAARTTQYSPPGATPTPGQPAPPPVASQPIAPATLPGYGAAAAIARPQGVAGQPSTYSSPYASRPPPIHPAVKSEDSAGTASTSAPPTTQPAPAVIPGAQPPQIPAAAPQQARPTPTPPAQAEPRPVIQPRLLSAVNGLKNGLIGNLKNAKNPKAEAIVMSALNRCLGLKNAATENQTMEDICMKGIQKLLDGFSTRSNTPGSGGTPTPTGPGNVFDPKVFNALVGFKNVSSNALKVRIGESKAEAVTLSAIDRVLGLADASIVPPPAEASTSASPQAGFDGIESHLMNSVKQLLLGLNQKLHGT is encoded by the coding sequence ATGACTTCGTCCAACGCCGGCCAAAATGGCCTGGCGCCCGTGCcgaccacgccgccgcccaagaaCAAGACAACACCGACGCCTGGTCGACCTGACCCCGACGACCACAACACCACTACGAACGCGacgaccgcgaccgcgaccCCTTCCCAtcagcagccgccgcgcgCCGACGCATTGTCTGCCCACTCGCAATCGAACCCCGACACCTCGGGAAAACGCCAATCAACCCCGGGCGCCGCCGATACCGACATGACCGACGCCCACGCCAACACCGCTCCGCCTGCGACAATGTCGCACCCGGCTTCAGCCGCTCACAACATGGACGCCGACCCCTTCGCTTCGTCCTTCCCGCATACCCCAATGCCGAACATGGACCACGCCTACATGATGATGGCTCTCGCGCACATGGCCGGCAATCAAATGTCTAACCAGATGTCACCGCCCCCGACCGTCACCCCGGCCCAGGTCACCCTCCCCAGCACCATCGGCAACGGTAACGATCCTCTCGTCGCAAGCACACATAatctcgccgccgcgacccAGGGCCTGGAGTCCTTCGCGCGAATAGAATTCGCCGACAGTGTCTTCCAGATGACCACCTACGCCGTTATTATCGGCCGTGATCAAAAGGCGCTCATGCAGGCGAAGAGGGATGAGAAGTATCGGAAAAAGGCCGAAGAATACGAACGCGACGGACTGCCGCCCCCAGAACCCTTCAACCAAAGGAAATTCAGCAAGTCGTATGTCAGTGAAGAGGGAGGCATGCTGGGACCCGAATCCGATAGCGAAGGAGACGGCCGACCGGCTAAGCGCCGCAAGACCACTAGCACTGGATCTTCGCAGAAGccggaagaggacgaagcAGACGAGAACTTCATCTCCAACCGTCAATATGTTTCGCACACGCCCGGCGCAGCAGCCGTCGATCTGGCTTCATTACGTCCCTCGCCCCATCACGTTCCGTTCATCGGCATCCACTCGCCAGGTCCCGACATTGCGAAAAAGACCAAGGCTATTTCAAGGGAGCACTTGAAGATTCAGTTCAACAAGGAGCAGGGGGTCTTTGAGGCCATCCCGCTTCACAAGAATGGTttcttcatcgacgacgtACACCACAAGGACGGTGTTGCCGTGCTGCGGAGTGGCGATCAACTGCAGATCAAAGACGTTGACTTTCGCTTCGTCATCAACGGTGTGCCTGAGGGCCGGACGGGCGCCGAAGAGTACTTGGAGGAGGAcaagctcaagaagaagcagactGGTGGAAAGGAGATGAGTTTCGAGTTTGAGGCATCACACGGCAACGGCCTGGACGACACAAGCGATTCGTCTCTCAGTTCACCAGCGCCCTCCGATGCAGGCCTATCTGATCTCGATATGGACATTGAtgaggccgaagaagacgctGAAGTTGAGGCCGAACGGGCAGAAGCGGAGGCGGAAGAGGCagaggaagccgaggctGAAGCTGCAGAGGCAGCAGCTGAGGCATCGGAGGTAGCTGAGGCAGCAGAGGTGGCcgaggcagcagcggcactAGAAGCGGAGGCTgaagccgatgccgatgccgacgatgatgccgatgcagatgccgatgccgagggagAGCTGCACCAAGAGTACGGCGAAGAAGTTGAAGATATCCAACCAACAACAGAAGTCAAGTCGGAGGAACAAGAAATGGCGCACCTTCTGATGGGAGCAGGAGCGCCACTGGGCTACCCCAACAAGAAACGAGGGCCCGGCAGACCGCCGAAGAATGGCTTCATGTCCAAACGAGAACAGCGACTACTCAAAAAGGCTCAACAGGAAatggccaagaagacgtTACCACAACCGCCTCCCGGAGAGCCCCCCATTAAGAGAAAGGTCGGGCGACCACGCAAACATCCCTTACCGGAAGAAGGGGGCGATCGACCAGAGAAGCGCAAGTACAAGCCTCGGAAGCCCAAGGGCGAAGATGGCCCAGAAGGGTCGGACGCCGAAAGGCGGgcaaaggagaagaaggaaaagaaggtcCGGCCCAAATCGCCACCCTTGGAACTCAAGATTGAGGACTACACCGAGGAACAGCTGCAGAAGCCGAACAAGAACTACGGCGtcctcatcgacgagacCCTCACTGCGGCAGGGCCCGACGGCCTCACCCTCAAACAGATTTACAAACGGATTACTCAAAGGTATCCCTGGTTCTATTTCCACACAGAGACGAAGGGATGGGAATCCAGTGTGCGGCACAATCTCATCGGAAACGAGGCATTCAAGAAGGACGATACCACAGGCCTGTGGTCGAGGGTGCcaggcgtcgagctcgatgccGGCAAGAAACGCAAGGCGTCATCGCCAGATCGATCCGTGAGTGCAGGCTACGGTCACTACAGCCACCCGGCATACACGCAGTACGCCCAGCAGCCAGGCCACATGCCCCCTGGCTACCAGCATCTTCCGCACAACTACCACGCGCAAGCCTACGCCGGGCAACAAGCTCAGGCTCAagcagcggcgaggacgactcAGTACTCGCCTCCGGGGGCCACGCCAACGCCAGGCcagcccgcgccgccgccagtgGCATCACAACCAATCGCACCAGCAACGCTCCCTGGCTAtggggctgctgctgccatcGCCCGGCCTCAAGGCGTTGCAGGGCAGCCGTCCACATACAGTTCACCATATGCATCAAGGCCGCCTCCTATCCACCCCGCCGTCAAGTCCGAAGAcagcgccggcaccgcctcGACATCAGCTCCGCCCACAACACAACCTGCTCCGGCCGTCATCCCTGGAGCGCAACCACCACAGATACCCGCTGCTGCACCACAGCAAGCTCGACCCACTCCCACACCACCGGCGCAAGCCGAACCCCGCCCCGTCATCCAGCCTAGACTGCTCTCTGCCGTCAATGGTCTGAAGAATGGCCTCATCGGGAACCTGAAGAATGCAAAGAACCCCAAGGCTGAAGCTATCGTCATGTCCGCTCTCAACCGCTGCCTGGGTCTCAAGAACGCAGCCACGGAAAACCAGACCATGGAGGATATCTGCATGAAGGGTATACAGAAGCTCCTAGACGGCTTCTCCACGCGTAGCAACACTCCCGGATCGGGAGGTACGCCAACTCCGACTGGACCTGGCAATGTTTTCGACCCCAAGGTATTTAATGCTCTGGTCGGTTTCAAGAACGTCTCGTCGAACGCCCTCAAAGTCAGAATTGGCGAGAGTAAGGCCGAAGCGGTCACCTTGTCAGCCATTGACCGGGTACTCGGCCTGGCAGACGCGAGCAtcgtgccgccgcccgcggaAGCCAGCACCTCGGCATCACCTCAGGCGGGTTTTGACGGGATCGAATCGCATTTGATGAACTCGGTGAAGCAACTCTTGTTGGGTCTCAACCAGAAGTTGCACGGAACATAG